Part of the Rhodothermia bacterium genome is shown below.
TCCAATTCGTCGTCCTCAAAAAGGCGGGATTTCACCACAAAGCGCAAACCAAGCGGGATTTCGAGCGAGAAACTGGCTCCACGCCCCGGCGTAATGTCAATTTCCAACTGTGTATGCGCCCAATACGCATATTGAAAGGCCGACATATAAAAGTCACATCCACTTAATTGCCCCAGCCATACATCTTGATCACCGATGAGCAGTTCTCCGGCTGGATAACACATCGGGGCAGAGCCGTCGCAGCAACCGCCACTTTGGTGAAACATCAGTGGTCCATGCTCCGATTTTAATTTTTCGATAACCTCGACGGCAGCCTTGCTTGCCACGACTCTTGGAACCATGATCGTACTGGTTTAGGTGGAAAATCAGAAGAATCCCAAAGGATTTTTACTGTACGAAATCAGCATATTTTTGGTTTGGCGATAATGTGCCAACATCATTTTGTGCGTTTCGCGCCCAATGCCAGATTTTTTGTACCCACCAAATGGAGCATGTGCCGGATACGCATGGTAGCAATTCACCCAAACCCGACCCGCTTTGATTTGGCGAGCCATTTGGTAGGCTTGGTGCATGTCGCGCGTCCAGACACCCGCCCCTAAGCCGTATAAGGTATCGTTTGCGATTTCTAACGCTTCTGCCTCGTCTTTAAAGGTGGTTACACAAACCACTGGCCCAAAGATTTCTTCTTGGAAGACCCGCATTTTATTGTGGCCCTTCAGGATAGTTGGTTGGATATAAAACCCGTTTTCTAAGGCTTCTTGGTGCATTGCACCGCCACCGCACAAAACTTCTGCCCCTTCTTCTTTTCCAATCTGGATGTAGTTCAATATTTTTTCGTATTGATCGTTCGAGGCTTGTGCGCCCATCATGGTTGAAGGGTCGAGAGGGTGCCCCATTTTTACGGCCTTTGTGCGTTCAACCACCCGTTCGATAAAGGCTTCGTAGATGCTTTCTTCCACCAAAATCCGAGAAGGGCACGTACAGACCTCGCCCTGGTTTAGGGCAAACATGACCGCTCCTTCCAGACATTTATCGAAGAAGTCGTCGTCGGCATCCATAATACTCTTAAAGAAGATATTTGGGGATTTACCACCCAACTCCAATGTTACAGGGATAATGTTTTGCGACGCATATTGCATAATTAGGCGTCCGGTTGTTGTTTCACCAGTAAAAGCAACCTTGGCCACCCGCGGGCTTGAAGCAAGTGGCTTTCCGGCCTCAATGCCAAAACCATTCACCACATTCAAAACGCCCGCAGGCAACAAATGTTGGATCAATTCCATCAGAACCAAAATACCTGAAGGGGTTTGTTCAGCCGGTTTAAGCACCACACAGTTTCCCGCAGCCAATGCCGGAGCCACCTTCCAAGATGCCATCAACAGCGGAAAATTCCACGGGATAATTTGCCCCACCACACCAAGTGGTTCAGGGATATTCATCGAAACCGTAGTGGCGTCCAACTCGGCTACGGAGCCTTCCTCGGCCCGAATCACCCCTGCAAAATACCGGAAATGGTCTATGGCCAAGGGCAAATCGGCGGCACGGGTTTCCCGAAGGGGTTTGCCATTGTCCCACGTTTCCGCACGGGCCAGCAATTCGAGATTGGCTTCCATCACATCTGCAATTTTGAGCAAGATGTTGCTACGTTCTGTTGCCGAACTATTGTTCCAAGCGGGAGCCGCAGCATGAGCCGCATCTAATGCAAGTTCGATGTCTTCGGCAGTTGAGCGAGCAACACGGGTAAACACCTGCCCATCAACAGGCGAGATATTTTCAAAGTAAGCACCTTTTACGGGCGCAACCCATTGACCACCAATAAAGTTGTTATAGTACTCCTTAAACACAGGAGGTGCGAGGGATAAAGAAGCATCAGACATAAAGTGTATCGTTTAGTGTTTGAAAGATTTTCCCGCGTGACCGAGAACTTTACTTAAAAAACTAAGGCTAAAAAACGTTTTCATATTTGCACAATCCTGCCAAATAATTGAAGAATCCTACCATCTTTTAAGAAAATATTTTCATTCCTGTCTTCCTCATTGTAATTTAAGACCAGAACTGAAAACGCTTTCAAAATGTAAACCATTTACCCTCTTGCACCATGAATATGCACCTTTCTTCTGGCTATTATGATCGGCGAAAACTCGAAGCCCATGTAGAAAACCGAACCGTATATTCCTTGGATCGAGCAGAGCTAAATGTTTACGAAACCCATATGTTTGCCGACAAAGTGGAGCTAACCTTCGATCATCCCGTCTTGGTGAGTATGTTACGGGGGAAGAAAGTGATGCACCTACGCGACAGCAGTTTCGTATTTGTGCCCGGAGAATCGGTGGTCTTGCCCCCAAAAGAGGAAATGCAGATAGACTTCCCCGAAGCCACCTTTGAAAACCCAACACAGTGCTTGGCACTCACATTGGCGAATGAATCCATTCAGGAAATGACCACCTATCTAAACGATAAACACCCTCGTGCGGATGACCACACCCATTGGACGTTCTCCGAGCGTAATTTCCATTTCACCAACGATACGGCCGTCAATCAGATTATTGCGCGGATGATTTTTCTCTTTACCGAGAACCATCCCTCCAAAGACATTTTTGCAGATTTTATGCTCAAAGAATTGATTCTGCGGCTTATGCAAACCGAAGCACGGCATATTCTTTTGGAAAGTACGGATGTCTTGCACCACTCTTCCAGATTGGCTTTTGTCGTCAAATATATTCGGGAGCATTTGCACGAACCACTTACGGTGCAAGCCTTAAGCGAAAAAGCATGTATGAGCCAAACCCATTTTCATCGCTGTTTTAAGTTAGAACTGGGTATCTCGCCTATAGACTTTATCAATGCTGAACGGATAAAGTTGGCCAAAACACTGCTCAAGAACCCAAATAAGCGGGTAAATGAAGTCTGCTATGCCTGCGGATTTAACAGCATGTCGTACTTTAACAATGTTTTCCGTCGTTCTACAGGATATGCACCAACGGCTTATCGGAACTACCACGTTGAAAAAATTTCTTAACGAACAATAAGTTGTGTTTCTTTGGAAGGCGTAACAGCAGGAACGTTTGGTGCTTCTTGTTCTAAACGCCTACTTACAGCTTCTCGAATTGGCAGGAAGCTTTCTGGATGCTGGGCATAATAGGTCATCCATGCCTCGAACACGGCTTTGTGTACCTGATGATCCTTCAGAATAGAATCCCGCATGGCCGGTTTAACGTCCCGCAACGTCATCAAACGTGCCTCCGCCAATTCCAAATCCACCAAGACACGGATCAGTTTTTCTTTGGATAAGGCTTGTTCTGGTGGCCGTTGCTTTTGCGTACAACCGCCCGAAAAAAACAGTAATACCCATAAAAACGAATTATATTTGCCAAGCATTGCCATTATACACCATATTTTAGCGCGTGAATAAAGGCTCCAACTTGTTTCAGCCGCTCTTGGGCAGGCATTGGTTCGTCCCACAGTTTTTCCAAGAGATTAATTAATGCAGAACCTACGATAAAACCATCGGTCTGTGCTGAGAGTCGCATGGCATCATGATAATTTCTAATGCCAAAGCCCACCAAAAGCGGATTTTTCTTGACCAAAGGACGTACCCGCGACAAATATGCAGAAACCGCTTCGGTCGAGATGCTGGTTCCCGTAAGCCCTGTCACCGAGACGGCATAAACAAAACCGTTGGTATGTTCATCAATGTATTTTACGCGATCATTGGCGGTGTTGGGCGCAATTAAGTTAACCCACGCCAAGCCGTTTTGATCTGCTACAGTTCGCAGTTGTGCTGCTTCCGTGGGTGGTAAATCGGGCAAAATCAGGCCATCCACACCACTTTGGGCGGCATCACGGCAAAACTGCGCCATGCCATACCGCATGATGGGGTTTACATAGCCCATCAGGAGCAAAGGAGTATCGCTGGTTTTCCGGAAGTCTTCCACCACTTTAAAGGCATCCGCCATTTTGGTTCCATGCCGCAAAGCGCGTTCACTTGATCGTTGGATGGGTAGCCCTTCTGCCAAAGGGTCGCTAAACGGCATACCGAGTTCAATGAAGTTAGCCCCGTTTTCGTCTATAGTTTTAAGCAGATCGAGGGTTGCTTCCGGCTCTGGAAAGCCATTGGTCACAAAAATCCCCATGGCTTTTTCGCCCTGTTCCCCACATTGGGCAAGTGTTTGATGAAGTCGTTGGATCATAAAAAGTTTTTTCGACAAGATAAAACGTCATGTACCGCATGGTAATTGTTTACTTTACGTACATCAAGTTGTTAAAGTAAGCCTTTTAAACGGGTTTTTCTTCCTTCTTTT
Proteins encoded:
- a CDS encoding DUF779 domain-containing protein — its product is MVPRVVASKAAVEVIEKLKSEHGPLMFHQSGGCCDGSAPMCYPAGELLIGDQDVWLGQLSGCDFYMSAFQYAYWAHTQLEIDITPGRGASFSLEIPLGLRFVVKSRLFEDDELDQLSPVRIGEG
- a CDS encoding aldehyde dehydrogenase is translated as MSDASLSLAPPVFKEYYNNFIGGQWVAPVKGAYFENISPVDGQVFTRVARSTAEDIELALDAAHAAAPAWNNSSATERSNILLKIADVMEANLELLARAETWDNGKPLRETRAADLPLAIDHFRYFAGVIRAEEGSVAELDATTVSMNIPEPLGVVGQIIPWNFPLLMASWKVAPALAAGNCVVLKPAEQTPSGILVLMELIQHLLPAGVLNVVNGFGIEAGKPLASSPRVAKVAFTGETTTGRLIMQYASQNIIPVTLELGGKSPNIFFKSIMDADDDFFDKCLEGAVMFALNQGEVCTCPSRILVEESIYEAFIERVVERTKAVKMGHPLDPSTMMGAQASNDQYEKILNYIQIGKEEGAEVLCGGGAMHQEALENGFYIQPTILKGHNKMRVFQEEIFGPVVCVTTFKDEAEALEIANDTLYGLGAGVWTRDMHQAYQMARQIKAGRVWVNCYHAYPAHAPFGGYKKSGIGRETHKMMLAHYRQTKNMLISYSKNPLGFF
- a CDS encoding DUF4296 domain-containing protein, with protein sequence MAMLGKYNSFLWVLLFFSGGCTQKQRPPEQALSKEKLIRVLVDLELAEARLMTLRDVKPAMRDSILKDHQVHKAVFEAWMTYYAQHPESFLPIREAVSRRLEQEAPNVPAVTPSKETQLIVR
- a CDS encoding AraC family transcriptional regulator encodes the protein MHLSSGYYDRRKLEAHVENRTVYSLDRAELNVYETHMFADKVELTFDHPVLVSMLRGKKVMHLRDSSFVFVPGESVVLPPKEEMQIDFPEATFENPTQCLALTLANESIQEMTTYLNDKHPRADDHTHWTFSERNFHFTNDTAVNQIIARMIFLFTENHPSKDIFADFMLKELILRLMQTEARHILLESTDVLHHSSRLAFVVKYIREHLHEPLTVQALSEKACMSQTHFHRCFKLELGISPIDFINAERIKLAKTLLKNPNKRVNEVCYACGFNSMSYFNNVFRRSTGYAPTAYRNYHVEKIS
- the trpA gene encoding tryptophan synthase subunit alpha, producing the protein MIQRLHQTLAQCGEQGEKAMGIFVTNGFPEPEATLDLLKTIDENGANFIELGMPFSDPLAEGLPIQRSSERALRHGTKMADAFKVVEDFRKTSDTPLLLMGYVNPIMRYGMAQFCRDAAQSGVDGLILPDLPPTEAAQLRTVADQNGLAWVNLIAPNTANDRVKYIDEHTNGFVYAVSVTGLTGTSISTEAVSAYLSRVRPLVKKNPLLVGFGIRNYHDAMRLSAQTDGFIVGSALINLLEKLWDEPMPAQERLKQVGAFIHALKYGV